One window from the genome of Hyperolius riggenbachi isolate aHypRig1 chromosome 6, aHypRig1.pri, whole genome shotgun sequence encodes:
- the LOC137521573 gene encoding putative nuclease HARBI1: MLQVRHRKGQFWILYSDLRHHPEKCFGYTRMSIASFDTLLEKLRDGLKRKDTNYRRAISPTERLLITLRFLATGQSYAALHYQYRMGRSTIRYLVLDTCTLLWNVLQPDFMPTPDSAMWESNIQMFWDKHRFPNCLGAVDGKHVRVVMPARSGSVYYNYKKYFSLNGCG; encoded by the exons ATGCTGCAGGTGCGGCATAGGAAGGGGCAGTTTTGGATTCTCTACAGTGATTTGAGGCATCATCCTGAGAAATGTTTTGGCTACACCCGGATGTCTATTGCCAG TTTTGATACACTGTTGGAGAAGTTGAGGGATGGTCTTAAACGCAAAGATACAAATTATAGAAGAGCTATTTCGCCAACTGAAAGACTCCTCATAACATTGAG attCTTGGCTACAGGACAATCGTATGCAGCACTGCATTATCAATATAGGATGGGAAGAAGTACTATTCGTTATCTGGTTTTGGACACCTGCACTTTACTTTGGAATGTGCTTCAGCCAGACTTTATGCCCACACCTGATTCTGCTATGTGGGAGTCAAACATTCAGATGTTTTGGGACAAACACCGGTTTCCTAACTGCCTAGGAGCAGTGGATGGCAAACATGTCAGAGTGGTCATGCCTGCCCGCAGTGGCAGTGTTTATTACAATTACAAAAAATACTTCTCACTTAATGGCTGTGGCTGA